ACACCTTTAATCGAGAAGTACGGCTTTGATTTAGATCGCATCGATGAAGCCAGTATGGCAATTGTTCTCGATCGATCCACAGGCGGTGTCCTGTCTATTCCATTTGAGATTAATGATTATATCCTCTTTTACAATAAAACGATCTTTGATAAAAAGAATGAGCCCTATCCGTATCCGGGTATGACTTATGATGAAGCCTATCAAAAAGCCAGAAAGCTGACATTCGGTGAAGACTTGACAATGTACAAGGGATATTTACAGCATCCCGACCAGTACTTGAAGCTGAATCAGCTGGGCTTAATACCATTTAGCCTGACTGAACCGAATAAAGTTGTACTTGATACACCGGAGTGGATCGACATTGTTGATAATCTGGTCAGATTCTATGATATCCGCGGCAATATTTGGACAACAACCGATGACTTCTTTACCCGCGGTAATGTTGCCATGTGCGTGGATCACATTGAGCGGCTGCTTCAAGCTGCTTTGGTAGAAGAATATATGCCCGCTAACGAAGTTTCGATTTGGAAGAGCAGATTTGCCGAGAACGGCCTGGTTAAGGGCACCTGGGATATCGCACCGATTCCGGTGTTGAAGGAAGGCGACACCACTGTCTACAGACCTAACATGCTGGGCTGGTTTATCCCACGGCAATCTGAGCTCAAAGAGACTGCATTCCAGGTAATCATGCATATGCTGTCTGATGAAGTGCAGATGGGCAGAGCTATGGATGGAGTCAAGGGTACAGTTAACACTCCAGAAATTGCCGCTGCCTACGGTGCCAATATTCCGCAGCTGCAGGGTTTGAACCTCGCAGCAGTATACTGGGGTGAAAACGCAGTTCAGCCAGTTCGTGATCCGGAAGTTGCTGGTGAAGGATACTGGGACATCGCTCTGTGGATGGTATACAGACAGTATATCCTGAAAGATGGATACTTGTCTGATATGGCACTGAGACGCGTAGAAATGGAACAGAATCAATGGATCCAGGATCAGATCCGTCAAGGTAAAAAGTGGTAGCAAGCAAATTAAACAAGACGAAAGCGGCTCCGAACAGCGGAGCCGCTTATTAGTTTACTAAACTTTCATTTTACGCCATTTGCCCCGGCGGTAGAAAACATAGGTAACAACTGCTCCTAAGGTCCATGAGATCAACAGTGAAAAGAAAATTGACTCGGGCCTTCC
The genomic region above belongs to Bacillota bacterium and contains:
- a CDS encoding extracellular solute-binding protein, translated to MIESGVKLRKGMCFFLAAFLMLSSLVAITSFAHAEAGWIAEGDQGYGEPRRVYSEDGAVLLELEPDELFIFTTNQKIYEKSTAARERLIGQYIREKFPGLKFRLVHWDDMGIRESNFEISGVYPDLVLELVDRNTTRIIKTYGMDYDLTPLIEKYGFDLDRIDEASMAIVLDRSTGGVLSIPFEINDYILFYNKTIFDKKNEPYPYPGMTYDEAYQKARKLTFGEDLTMYKGYLQHPDQYLKLNQLGLIPFSLTEPNKVVLDTPEWIDIVDNLVRFYDIRGNIWTTTDDFFTRGNVAMCVDHIERLLQAALVEEYMPANEVSIWKSRFAENGLVKGTWDIAPIPVLKEGDTTVYRPNMLGWFIPRQSELKETAFQVIMHMLSDEVQMGRAMDGVKGTVNTPEIAAAYGANIPQLQGLNLAAVYWGENAVQPVRDPEVAGEGYWDIALWMVYRQYILKDGYLSDMALRRVEMEQNQWIQDQIRQGKKW